Proteins co-encoded in one Nitrospirota bacterium genomic window:
- a CDS encoding cytochrome c maturation protein CcmE → MKKSVKKTVIAVMLIVAGVGFLIYKGISETGVYYLTVNEVIAADPESFNDRGIRVSGKVVEGSTNYNQRDLLLTFTVRDLDDETKTMKVTYTGVVPDAFKPDVEVILEGSYDRESNTFSATTLLAKCPSKYKTEETGEKE, encoded by the coding sequence ATGAAGAAGTCTGTCAAGAAGACAGTGATAGCAGTGATGCTTATTGTGGCAGGTGTCGGGTTTCTGATATACAAGGGAATTTCAGAGACCGGGGTCTATTACCTGACAGTGAATGAGGTGATAGCAGCAGACCCGGAGAGCTTTAATGACAGGGGCATAAGGGTCAGCGGAAAGGTTGTGGAAGGCTCCACAAACTACAACCAGAGGGACCTCCTCCTGACCTTTACAGTAAGGGATCTTGATGACGAAACCAAGACCATGAAGGTCACATATACCGGGGTTGTTCCGGATGCATTCAAACCGGACGTTGAGGTGATACTTGAAGGAAGTTATGACAGGGAGAGTAACACCTTTTCTGCAACGACCCTCCTCGCCAAATGTCCGTCAAAATACAAAACTGAAGAAACCGGAGAAAAGGAGTAG
- the ccsA gene encoding cytochrome c biogenesis protein CcsA yields the protein MDTDFRSRALTVIVGLLFLSAIYTIFFYAPTERVMGIVQKIFYVHLSMAFTAFLSFFIAFICGILYLVKKDIKWDVYGSSSVEIGVVFISLTLFSGVMWARPIWNTWWTWDPRLTTALILWFIYVSYLILRTSVDQEGKRAAYCAVLAIVGFVDVPIVFMSARIWRTIHPVVIRSDSIDIAPSMLLTLAITMAAFFSLWLLLFRLKTNVALTCKRIRFLENRMEGGD from the coding sequence GTGGATACCGATTTCAGGAGCAGGGCCTTAACCGTTATTGTGGGCCTGCTGTTTCTTTCAGCCATCTATACAATCTTTTTCTATGCCCCCACAGAGAGGGTGATGGGGATTGTGCAGAAGATATTTTACGTGCATCTGTCAATGGCCTTTACGGCCTTCCTGTCCTTTTTTATCGCCTTTATCTGCGGGATTCTCTATCTCGTAAAAAAGGACATCAAATGGGATGTATACGGTTCAAGCAGTGTGGAGATCGGAGTGGTCTTTATATCCCTGACCCTGTTTTCCGGGGTTATGTGGGCGAGGCCGATCTGGAACACCTGGTGGACATGGGACCCCAGGCTGACCACAGCCCTGATACTATGGTTTATATATGTTTCGTATCTGATATTGCGTACATCCGTTGACCAGGAAGGCAAGAGGGCGGCTTATTGTGCAGTGCTGGCCATTGTGGGTTTTGTTGACGTGCCCATAGTCTTTATGTCTGCAAGGATCTGGAGGACGATTCATCCGGTGGTGATAAGGTCGGATTCCATTGATATCGCGCCCTCAATGCTCCTTACACTTGCGATAACCATGGCAGCCTTTTTCTCTCTATGGTTGCTGCTTTTCAGACTCAAGACCAATGTGGCGTTAACGTGTAAGAGGATCAGGTTTTTAGAGAACAGAATGGAAGGAGGAGATTGA
- the ccmA gene encoding heme ABC exporter ATP-binding protein CcmA — protein MEATKRTQMANSAFLQIKGLKKSYDGIEALRGIDLNLQKGEFLSLFGPNGAGKTTLIRIIATLLKPGSGSISVMDFDIEEHPEEFRAQLGVISHQSFLYDDLSARENLEFYAALYRVNDPEAKAGELLRLVGLQDRGDSKVSGFSRGMQQRLSIARALINDPSLLLLDEPYTGLDERASILLSRHLRQLHSWQRTIVMVTHDLKRGLESATKVGILSKGRLVYFKDRSEVDTDEFEHVYLRYLQGAQDV, from the coding sequence GTGGAGGCAACAAAGAGAACACAGATGGCTAATTCGGCCTTTCTTCAGATAAAAGGCCTGAAGAAGAGTTATGACGGTATTGAAGCCCTGAGGGGAATAGACCTTAATCTGCAGAAGGGTGAGTTTCTCAGTCTGTTTGGTCCAAACGGCGCCGGCAAGACCACGCTCATAAGGATTATAGCCACATTACTCAAGCCGGGCTCGGGCAGCATAAGTGTTATGGATTTTGATATCGAGGAACACCCCGAGGAGTTCAGGGCGCAACTTGGCGTGATATCCCATCAGTCCTTTCTGTACGACGACCTGAGCGCAAGGGAAAACCTTGAGTTTTATGCTGCGCTTTACAGGGTCAATGACCCTGAGGCAAAAGCCGGGGAGCTATTGAGGCTGGTAGGCCTGCAGGACAGGGGAGATTCAAAGGTTTCAGGGTTCTCCCGCGGGATGCAGCAACGCCTGAGTATTGCACGGGCACTCATTAATGATCCGTCTCTGCTCCTTCTGGATGAGCCCTATACAGGGCTTGACGAGCGGGCCTCGATTCTGCTGAGCAGGCATCTGAGGCAACTGCACAGCTGGCAAAGGACTATAGTGATGGTTACCCATGACCTCAAAAGGGGTCTGGAGAGCGCTACAAAGGTTGGCATTCTTTCAAAGGGAAGGCTCGTTTATTTTAAGGACAGAAGCGAGGTTGACACTGACGAGTTCGAGCACGTCTATCTCCGCTATCTGCAGGGTGCACAGGACGTATGA
- a CDS encoding sigma-54 dependent transcriptional regulator, whose protein sequence is MAEADRVSILVVEDERDMREFLRDILLEHGYAVETASNGHDALAMMERQRFQIVISDIKMPVMDGLSFLDRTRTGNAFFPFVILITAFGNIDDTVKLMDRGAYDYIIKPFKMEQILVAVKKAVRELEMRKRLRELEEMTAKRYSFHNLAGKSPAMIKIFTFIEKIVDSGGNVLIEGETGTGKEMIARAIHLCSQRKEKPFVPVNCASIPEGLLESELFGHVRGAFTDAKNDKKGLFLEADGGTLLLDEITEMPVTLQPKLLRALQERQIKPVGSNKYIPFDVRIISATNRNLREEVRAGRFREDLYYRLNIFRIELPPLRQRREDIPILVQEFLNRYGQKEKKVQISPEVMRFLMDYPWPGNIRELENVIERSVYLSEDGVVRIKDLPDEMLAVRDVEEGFRFAEGKSLDELQRQYIEHILERCGGNKKRAAEILGVNRKTIYRKLLEIRKG, encoded by the coding sequence ATGGCAGAAGCAGACAGGGTAAGCATACTTGTTGTGGAGGATGAGCGGGATATGCGGGAGTTTTTAAGGGATATCCTGCTGGAGCATGGCTATGCCGTGGAGACGGCCTCAAACGGCCACGATGCCCTTGCCATGATGGAGAGGCAGAGGTTTCAGATTGTTATTTCAGATATAAAGATGCCTGTTATGGACGGACTCTCCTTTCTTGACCGGACGAGAACGGGGAATGCTTTTTTCCCCTTTGTTATCCTTATCACCGCCTTTGGAAATATAGATGATACGGTAAAACTCATGGACAGGGGTGCTTATGATTATATTATAAAACCCTTTAAGATGGAACAGATTCTGGTTGCCGTTAAAAAGGCGGTCAGGGAACTTGAAATGAGGAAGAGATTGCGGGAGCTTGAGGAGATGACCGCGAAGCGCTACAGTTTCCACAACCTTGCGGGCAAGAGCCCGGCCATGATAAAGATATTCACCTTTATTGAGAAGATAGTGGATTCAGGGGGCAATGTGCTTATCGAGGGCGAGACCGGTACCGGAAAAGAGATGATTGCAAGGGCAATCCACCTCTGTTCACAAAGAAAGGAAAAACCGTTTGTTCCTGTAAATTGTGCCTCCATTCCCGAGGGGCTCCTGGAGAGCGAGCTCTTTGGTCATGTCAGGGGGGCCTTTACTGATGCAAAGAACGATAAGAAAGGACTCTTCCTTGAGGCCGATGGAGGGACTCTACTGCTTGACGAGATTACGGAAATGCCTGTGACCTTGCAGCCAAAACTCCTCAGGGCCCTGCAGGAGAGGCAGATTAAACCCGTTGGAAGCAATAAATACATCCCCTTTGATGTCAGGATTATCTCTGCAACCAACAGGAATCTGAGGGAAGAGGTGAGGGCGGGCAGGTTCAGGGAGGACCTCTATTACAGACTCAATATATTCAGAATAGAGCTTCCCCCGCTCAGGCAGCGCAGGGAGGATATTCCCATACTTGTACAGGAATTCCTGAACAGGTATGGACAGAAGGAGAAGAAGGTTCAGATTTCTCCTGAGGTCATGAGGTTTCTTATGGATTACCCCTGGCCCGGAAACATAAGGGAACTTGAGAATGTTATTGAACGGTCTGTGTATCTCTCGGAGGATGGGGTTGTGCGGATAAAAGATTTGCCGGATGAAATGCTTGCAGTCAGAGACGTGGAAGAGGGTTTTAGATTCGCAGAGGGAAAATCCCTGGATGAGCTTCAGCGGCAGTACATTGAGCATATTCTGGAGAGGTGCGGTGGAAACAAGAAACGGGCTGCGGAAATCCTTGGTGTAAACCGGAAGACCATATATAGAAAGCTCCTGGAGATCAGGAAAGGGTGA
- a CDS encoding cytochrome c-type biogenesis protein CcmH, protein MRLTKYGVLIIFSLMLMLSVSSRGFSLTSTEIESNLMCDCGCGQLLGTCECERAEEMRTMIRSMMDKGKTKEEILNSFVSQYGESILAAPPKKGFNLIAYILPFVGLLVGVIVAVVVVRKWAFSGRKEAAAEAETKGSGLNDEMQKKIDDELKKFEED, encoded by the coding sequence ATGAGATTGACTAAGTATGGTGTTTTGATAATTTTCTCCCTCATGTTGATGCTCTCTGTGTCCTCAAGGGGGTTTTCGCTGACCAGCACCGAGATAGAAAGCAATCTTATGTGTGACTGTGGTTGCGGTCAGTTGCTTGGTACATGTGAGTGCGAGAGGGCTGAAGAGATGAGGACAATGATCAGGAGCATGATGGATAAGGGCAAAACAAAAGAAGAAATATTAAATTCGTTTGTATCACAATATGGTGAGAGCATCCTTGCAGCGCCACCAAAAAAAGGGTTTAACCTGATAGCCTATATCCTGCCGTTTGTGGGTCTGTTGGTAGGGGTCATTGTTGCTGTTGTTGTTGTAAGGAAGTGGGCCTTTTCAGGCAGAAAGGAAGCCGCAGCAGAGGCTGAGACAAAAGGATCAGGCCTGAATGATGAGATGCAGAAGAAGATAGATGACGAATTGAAGAAGTTTGAGGAGGATTAA
- a CDS encoding CcmD family protein has protein sequence MKNLVFLVVAYMAVWAGLFSYLTYVSGQQRKLVRRLNRLEDLFKEKDVR, from the coding sequence ATGAAAAACCTTGTTTTTCTGGTTGTGGCCTACATGGCTGTATGGGCAGGATTGTTTTCATACCTGACGTATGTTTCAGGGCAGCAGAGAAAACTCGTCCGGAGGTTAAACAGGCTTGAAGACCTGTTTAAGGAGAAGGACGTCAGATAG
- a CDS encoding heme exporter protein CcmB: MRDTLLIIKKDLLTEFRKKESLVSMVFFGFLLLVILNIALGIGRELDGEVAAGILWVSIIFSAVLGLGRVFSQEKENRCIDGLLLSPVESEQIYTAKTAVNFIFMVIAEAVIIPIFFVFYGDRFARHLPMLIVVVLFVNLGFSTVGTLFSAITAGTRRNEVLLPLLLFPVITPLIALAVKVTGSVFEEIPYQEYSSWLYIIVAFGFIFSGVGYLLFEYIIKEG; the protein is encoded by the coding sequence ATGAGAGATACGCTCCTGATAATAAAAAAGGACCTCCTTACCGAGTTCAGAAAGAAAGAATCCTTGGTATCAATGGTCTTCTTCGGGTTTCTTCTGCTCGTTATCCTCAATATTGCACTCGGAATAGGCAGGGAGCTGGATGGAGAAGTAGCCGCCGGTATACTTTGGGTTTCGATAATCTTTTCAGCAGTGCTGGGTCTTGGCAGGGTCTTTTCGCAGGAGAAGGAAAACCGCTGCATTGACGGCCTGCTTCTCAGTCCTGTTGAGTCAGAGCAGATATATACTGCCAAGACAGCGGTTAATTTTATCTTTATGGTTATAGCTGAGGCGGTAATAATCCCGATATTTTTCGTCTTCTACGGTGACAGGTTTGCCCGGCATTTGCCGATGCTCATTGTTGTAGTGCTCTTTGTAAACCTGGGGTTTTCTACAGTGGGTACGCTCTTTTCAGCCATAACAGCAGGGACGAGGAGGAACGAGGTGCTTTTGCCACTGTTGCTCTTTCCTGTTATCACGCCCCTGATTGCCCTTGCTGTAAAGGTTACGGGGAGTGTTTTTGAGGAGATTCCGTATCAGGAGTATTCGTCCTGGCTGTATATAATAGTTGCTTTTGGTTTTATATTTTCAGGTGTGGGTTATCTTTTGTTTGAATATATTATAAAGGAGGGTTAG
- a CDS encoding heme lyase CcmF/NrfE family subunit, whose protein sequence is MVNFGNLSQVFAFIFSLASMAFLLTGLMKNDMRFIESGRRSLYGLALFTTLASIALGYLFITDSFQVEYVASYSDRALPMFYKVTAFWAGQKGSLLFWAWVLTVFTAIVVRNTRTDLKSRNTPYIYLVLATTASFFLLLLTSLSNPFALLGFIPKDGQGLNPMLQNPGMIFHPPTLFLGYIGFTIPFAYAVSAMVIGKLDETWLRKTRRWNVLSWVFLTIGIILGGQWAYVELGWGGYWAWDPVENASFIPWLIATAFIHSAIIQERRNIMKVWNMVLIVLTFVSCLFGTYLVRSGVLQSVHDFGATGLGGYFLVFMIVILLGGIYLIAESYNDLRTKHSLESYLSRESTFLFNNVLFLAIAFSTLFGTIFPLISEAVTGNKLTVSQPFFNQVNTPLFLILLLLTGICPLIGWRKASADNLRKNFLVPALAAVIGAIALFIAGIREFYPLTAFSLSIFVIVTIFNEFRGGTMARRKLTGEPVFTAFPRLLYKMRRRYGGYIVHLGVVIIVIGITGSSAYKLETQGTLYKGESIKIGDYELRYDDLRGYRDRNRDIYAATLKVFKNGKPAGTISPERRYYINAEKPTTEVSLRTGLIEDLYVTMPGIGENEEITLKVTVNPLLIWIWIGGFLMVAGGIIAILPNRKKKGDYNEID, encoded by the coding sequence ATGGTAAATTTTGGTAACCTGTCGCAGGTTTTTGCATTTATATTTTCCCTGGCATCAATGGCCTTCCTTCTGACCGGGCTGATGAAGAATGATATGAGGTTTATAGAGAGCGGCAGGCGGTCGCTTTACGGCCTCGCGCTCTTTACAACACTTGCGTCAATCGCCCTGGGGTATCTCTTTATAACCGACAGTTTTCAGGTGGAGTATGTGGCGTCCTATTCAGACAGGGCCCTGCCGATGTTTTACAAGGTCACTGCCTTCTGGGCCGGACAAAAGGGCTCTCTGCTCTTCTGGGCATGGGTGCTGACTGTCTTCACCGCTATTGTAGTCCGTAACACGAGAACGGATCTGAAAAGCAGAAACACCCCCTATATCTACCTCGTCCTTGCCACTACAGCGAGCTTCTTTCTCCTGCTTCTTACCTCACTATCAAATCCGTTTGCGCTTTTGGGGTTTATTCCCAAAGACGGACAGGGCCTTAACCCCATGCTCCAGAATCCCGGTATGATCTTTCATCCTCCTACACTCTTTCTGGGGTATATCGGCTTTACCATACCCTTTGCATATGCCGTTTCAGCAATGGTGATCGGCAAGCTGGATGAGACGTGGCTGAGGAAGACGAGGAGGTGGAATGTCCTGTCCTGGGTTTTCCTGACCATAGGGATTATACTCGGTGGACAGTGGGCCTATGTTGAGCTTGGCTGGGGTGGCTACTGGGCATGGGACCCTGTGGAAAACGCCTCATTCATTCCCTGGCTTATTGCAACGGCATTCATACACTCGGCGATAATACAGGAGAGAAGGAATATCATGAAGGTCTGGAACATGGTGCTCATTGTCCTGACCTTTGTCTCCTGTCTTTTTGGCACATATCTGGTAAGAAGCGGTGTGCTTCAGTCCGTACATGACTTTGGTGCCACAGGACTCGGGGGATATTTCCTTGTCTTTATGATAGTCATACTCCTTGGCGGCATCTATCTCATAGCAGAGAGCTACAATGACCTGAGGACAAAGCATAGCCTTGAGTCCTATCTCTCACGGGAGAGTACCTTTCTTTTTAACAATGTGCTCTTTCTTGCAATTGCCTTCTCCACATTATTCGGAACCATTTTTCCGCTCATATCAGAGGCGGTAACAGGCAATAAACTTACGGTCAGTCAGCCCTTCTTCAACCAGGTAAACACCCCCCTCTTTCTCATCCTCCTGCTGTTGACGGGCATCTGTCCCCTCATAGGCTGGAGAAAGGCATCAGCCGACAACCTCCGGAAAAACTTCCTTGTTCCGGCCCTGGCAGCCGTGATAGGGGCGATAGCGCTCTTTATAGCAGGCATAAGGGAGTTCTATCCACTGACGGCTTTTTCACTCTCCATCTTTGTGATTGTAACCATCTTCAACGAGTTCAGGGGTGGGACAATGGCAAGGAGAAAGCTTACAGGAGAGCCGGTATTTACCGCATTCCCGAGGCTTCTCTATAAAATGAGGAGGAGGTACGGAGGGTATATCGTACATTTGGGAGTGGTTATCATAGTCATAGGCATCACAGGGTCTTCTGCATACAAACTCGAGACCCAGGGCACCCTTTACAAGGGGGAGAGCATAAAGATCGGGGACTATGAACTGCGTTATGATGATTTGAGGGGATACAGGGACAGAAACAGGGATATTTATGCTGCCACACTGAAGGTCTTTAAAAACGGAAAACCTGCCGGAACCATATCTCCGGAGCGCAGGTATTATATAAATGCAGAGAAACCTACTACGGAAGTGAGTCTCAGGACCGGACTGATTGAAGACCTCTATGTGACAATGCCCGGGATCGGGGAAAACGAGGAGATAACGCTCAAGGTTACGGTAAATCCCCTGTTGATCTGGATCTGGATTGGCGGATTCCTGATGGTTGCAGGTGGTATAATAGCAATCTTGCCAAATAGAAAAAAGAAAGGGGATTATAATGAGATTGACTAA